In the genome of Pseudanabaena mucicola str. Chao 1806, the window CCGCCTTTAGATAATCGCCAGCCTTCGCCACAAATTCCCTAAAAGTCTGCCCTTCTGACATAATCTCAATCACCAACTCAGGAGCCACAGGACACATCTCATTCCCCACCCCAGACGGCAATTGCCCCAGCGAGATATAAGTCAAATCAGGCACAGGACACCAATCCTGACCATTGCGCTTTAACACAATTCCCCATTCAGGATAAACAAAACCCTTACCCTCAAACAAAGTTCGCAAAAAAATTAACAATTCAGCTTGTAGAGAAGCATGAAATCTTTTGGGAGACATCTTTTTCACCGCTTGACCATCGATAAATTCGTAATTCTGATCTGATTCAGGACTTGCCAAAAACTCCGCCAGATTCATCTTCTGGACTCCATCCGATATTTCTCCAACATCTTCTTTAACAACAGTAAAAGTCATAACTTTACCTCCTAATAAAGTCTAATTTTAGGGTTTGCATTAAGCGATCGCACTACCCTCTCGCAATGCGATCTCTTAATGGGATCTGTAATACTCATACGCTGAGTTTATCCAAATATGTCCTTTAGAGTCATCACTATCGCAGGAAAAGCGATCGGCGTAAAAGCGCTATCAGGAGAGTCTATTAGGGTTTGTTTGAGATAAGCCTTGCCATTCGGTTGATGATAAATCTCCACAATCTCTCTTTCTACATTAGCAATCCAATATTCTAAGATTTCATATTCAGCATAAAGTCTAAGCTTCTTTGTCTGGTCGTATCTCAAGCTAGAATCAGCAACCTCGATCAATAACAACACATCTTCCGCTTCAGGAAATTTGTCAGCATAAAAGTCATCACGGGGGCGTAAAATCACAATATCAGGTTGCGGTTCAGAATAATCTGGCAAACGAATTGAGTTATGGATACTAATAATTCCTTTTTCTTTGATAGTGTTATGCAGGAAATAGTTGAGTCGATTGATGGTGGCAATATGCTTCAAGCCGTTTGGTGGCATAACAATAATTTCTCCTTCGATTAACTCCACTCGGTTTTCAGGATGAAAGATACCTGCTTTACCCATCTGTTGATATTGCTCTACATCAAATTTATATTTCAGTAATTGCATGGCGATAAATCCAGTTATTTAACAAACCTAGTCTAGCTGTTGGGAATGTTAGCGATCGCCCCAATCTCCTTCACCAACTCCTCATGCACCTGTGCCATTAAGCTTGCCTCTTCCCACATTTTAAATTCTTTTTCATCAGCAATAAAGTTTAGAAATCGTAAGATCTTGCCTTCCCATTCACTAACAGAATTAACAAGCCAAAAAAATAATAATCGCTCTTCGGTAATTCCTTGAACTTGATGAAAAATAAAATTTCTTCTAGCGGAAATACGCTTTTCTTTATCGTTATCCCAAAAAGTAATTATATCAGTACATTTTTGTTTGTAATTTTTTCTCTTTTCTTTAAAAATCTTGCATAAAGTACTTAATTCTAAATCAATTCCTCCATTCTCTTGAATTTTGTCTCTCAATTTTTTAAGATCGCTACCAGACAAATAGTTTTTGGGATCATTTAAAACATCTGCCTTTAAATAAGGAATATCCTTACTTAAATCTACATATTCATTTTCATTCCCATTAAAAAAATGGTTACCCCATTCTGCAAAAATTCCTTCAAAAGCGCGAAATGTGTGAAAAAATGCCTCAACGATATTTCCTTGATTTCTGCGAATAATGCCCAAATATGCCTCTTCATAAGCAATCCACCAAGACCAAGACTCACTAAATCTTGAAATTGCAACATCTCGTAAACTCGGCGTGGATAAATTTTCCATTGCTTGCCTAAACTCATCAAACTTACTCAAATTCCAAAATTTAGCAACTTCTAGTAATTTCAGAATCCTATCTGCTTGATCAGCATTTTTCAATCGCTCTAGCTTGCTTTTTAAAACAGTAAAAACACTCACATAGTCATAATTATTCAAGAATTTCTTCGCTTGTTCAATCTGCATCGACTCAAAATAAGACGAGGATGGATCTAGAGAAGCAACTTTAGTACGCTCATTACTAGTCAAAAATCTAACGCGATCGCCAAAATTAGAAAGACTCGCAAATTGTACCGCCGAAGAAATTGCGGGAGTTCCCGCTTGATGACTGACAATTACTTGATCATCCTGTTTAATACCCAAACCAGAAAACTTATCCTGTACTAGTTTAAGTGTCACATTCCAGTCATCCAGACCAATCTGACCCGCTTCAGGTTTCAAGTAAACTGGTTCAATTTTGATGCCATATTTATCTTGAAAATAATCCTCAAAGATTGGTTCAAGAGTACAAGTATCTTTCCAATAAGGAGAATCAGAATCGGAGCGATTATACAAAATATTTTCATGGTTCGGTAAGAAAATCGCCTCCTGATCGGTCAGCAAAACAATAATGCGATCGGGTTTGATGCTATTTTCGTTGATTTTCTTGCAAAAGCCATCTAGCAAAGGAAATTCAAAATAATTCCGATAATCATCAATTTTGTCAAAGAAAATAACACCCAGCAATCTAGCAACTACCGTATACAAACCACTCTTTTGCTTGTTAATCCCCTCCTTACTACGAAAATCATCAAGACAAGGCTTTAAATCAGACTTCTTTTCCTTACATAAATTGTCCCATTTTTCTGGGATCGAAGTAAGTTGAATATCACTATTACCAGTTGTCACAATCCAAATTCTAGACATATTTTAAATCTCCGAGGATCTTCTAAAAATTTGATAATAATCGTGTTAAAACGACTCAAAATGTGATCAAGTTAATTCAGTCCGAGCAACCAACTACTTAAATATCCTCTATCTATTTCTTTGGCTTCAATTTAGGTTTATCTAGAGATTTAGCAGGTAACGATTTAGGATTTGTATTCAAGGAGATCTGAGCAGGAGAAAATGGTTCTAGCGGGCTCTGTTTCCCCCAAACATATTTTAGACCTCGCTCAGCGATCGCATCAAGAAAAGGCTTGAGTTGATCGGCTCCATCCTTATCATCTTTATATTTTTTATGCTTCCACTTATCACGGTCACAATGAAACACGGTTACAATCTCTAAGTAATTCCCATCTCCAATTGGCAGCATCCTGTGCCATACATGACTAAATTCAAGCTGCTCTACGTCTTCCTCTTTTTGTTTTTTACGATTAAATTTTCTGACAGAGACGTGTCCACCAATTGCTTCAGTTTTTTTAAAGATACTATTATGAAATAGATCGATTACATTACTATTTTGAGTCTGTTTTGCGTAAACTGTGACTTTATCAGGATGCCAAGCCTCACGCCATGTTTGGCATCCAACTGCATTAGAAGCAAGTCTCTGTTTAGACAAGTTATGTAAATCTTCAAGAAATTGCTTTAAATCTTGCTCTGATTTAATATTCAGCCATTTCAAATCTGTGCTGGCTAGCTGCCAATGACAACCGATCTCAAACTTTTTGTAAGACTTATGAAAAAGCTGATGAGAAGCCCTACGCCATGACTTCCCAAAACCACCCATCACAAAAGCAAATTTAAGAACCTGCTCCATAAAATCAATATCCTGTTGGCTACCTCCATCAAGATATAGAATTCCTTGAGTCTTAAAGGTCTTAGTTTGCCAAAAATCATCATAAACTACATCTTTCTGTTGCTCCCAAAATATCTTTAACACACCAACACCACTAGAACTGCCAAATAGCCGCTCAACTTCCTTATCAATACTCTCAGCATCCTTTGTCACACCACCTAACAATCTTTTTAAATGACCACGCAGAGAAGCCTTAAATAAATTAGGGCGAAACTCTGGCTCATCACTGCGAAGAGTTGGACTAACCCCTTGACCAATCAAGGCAATATTAGTTTTACTGCTAGGTGCAACCGCAGGATGATTATCGTTATAGCCTCCCAAGCCATAACCTGTGCTAGTTTTACCCCCAATACCAAAAGCGATCACCTTCCAAAAAATACTTTCAACTTCTTTCCAATCATTCTCAGTTAGTGCATTACCACTAAACTCAAAAATCATCGTGGGTTTGTATAAACTTACCGAGGTCAGTGCTGTGGCATTTTGCTTTTTCCCTGTGCCAACTTGACGCTCTTGCTGTGGATGGACAACATCAAGCATTCGGTAACGAACTTTTGTTACAAATTGACCATTCTCTCTAACCTTGATCTTGTGACTGCCCGACCAATCGCCAACTGGATAAGCTCCATGAAATCTTAAACCCGAAGTACTGGGACAATGCCCCTTATCTTTTGCGTCTTCAAACCCGCAATATTTTCTCACTTGATCTTTGTCACAAGCACGACGGAAAAGCCCTTTAACACTACTACCAGAAATGAAAGGAATGCCATTTATACCCATAATTGGGCGAATAATGCTATCGCTTCCGCAGTTACTAATTAAACGAAAGGGGAACTTGACTAGAATGCGGTAAGTTTGATTATCCAAACCTGTTTTCAGTAAAGCTTTTTGAAAACGTGGTTGATCAGAAGTAGAATCAATCCATTCTTCTCGCCATGTCTCTAGGTCTTTACTATCACGACCAGCAAACTGCAAACTACAGCGCCCACCAACTTGAGCGCGATACATCATCGGGATCTCTTCTTCTGTAAATTCCGCTTGACCACCTTTAGATTGCTTGTTATCAACCACTTGAATCCCAAGAGATTGAGCAGCTTGACTTAATCCACGAAACATAGCTTTAGTCTCCCTTTACTTTGTAGCGTTGTGTCCACCAAACCAGAGAATCGCAAAGTTGGGTTAATACCATTAGCGCTACACGCTGATCTGCTAATGGCATAGACCATATAGCTTTTGCCATTGCCTTGATGTCATCAGTAGAATTCACGTTGTCATTAGGAAGCTTAATCCCTGCCTCATCAAGAATGCTATGGAGTTTTTCCCATACTTGTTTCCAATAATCAGATTTTTTCTGCTCCTTGCCTTTTAACCGCAAATGTTCACCCCAAAAACGTTCTAGTCCATAGGCGATCGTCATCCGCATCTTGTGAGATTCGTTCAGTACATCCTTAGTATTCCGAAACTCCAAAACTAGCTCTTGAGCATAGTAATCAAGATCGTAGGGTCGCCATCCATTGTTGTTTGATGTATTTGCCATAGTTTTATTCTCCAGTTTACAAAAGCTACTTTATTTCTTTGGCTGGTCTTGTTTAGATTTAGTCTCTTCAAATAAGCTCAGAGTCACTTTAGTCCGTCCAAAGCCAATTGACTCCAAGCCACCAAAATAAAATTCTCGCGGCTGAGCAATATCTGCATCAATCAAATAGTCATCCCAGTTTACCGCTTTGCCCTCATTGACCTCACGCATTGCCAACGGGAAAGCAAGAACTGTACCTTCTGGCAAAGCTTCTAAATTAAAAAATGCTCCCTTCTTAGCCTTTTTTTGCTTGTCTTCTAGCGCTACTTAGGATGGAGAATTGGGGTAAATTTCCAAGGTGTTTCTTTGCATAAACCTGAACTTAAAACTGTTTCTAGCGGTTTCTGCCAACTACCAATTTTTTGCCATTTATACTCACTACTAACTTCCTTCTTATCGTCAGCCAGTTTCCATTTACCTGAAGCTAACACCCATTTGTTATAGCTTTCTTTTTTGTGACGAGTTTTAGCATCAACTATCTCTTCACCAAAGACACGCGATCGCGGTATTGGCACATAGAAATTCTCAGGATTACTATCCTCAGCCCAAAATCCACCAGCAACCGTTAAATCTTTTTTGATTTGATCGATTTCAGTTTTACTAGATTTTAAATTTTCTTGATAACTACGCAATATTAAGCCTGATAGAACAGAAGCATCAGGTGGAAATTTTGTCCCTGATTTGCCCACCAAGTTCTCAGCAGACAAGAAAGCGCCTGAACTGCCATAGAGAAAGCCTAAAGGCTTCACTTTGATTAGAAAATTGAATCTTTTTAGCATAGTTGCCACCCTACTTGAATCATATTTTCAATCCATTCAATTACTGATTTTGGCTCACTTCCTCCTGTGATTTTTATGCGATTTTCAGATAGCTCGTCACCTTTATCTTTTCCAAAATACAGATTCAATAGCTCTATCGCCATATCTAGATTTTTAGGCTTCGGACTTTTTTGCAGTATGGCATGACGCGCTTTAAGGTGTGCCAAATCACCATAAACATGACTCCAGTTAGTACCTCCATCCCGATCTCGATAATCCTTCAACCATTTCAAATACTCCCAAGGTGTAGTCCACTGCACAAATTGACCATTGTTAAACACAACCCGAATCGTCACGCGATCGCGCCCTAAACTCTTAGCCAACTTCTCCGCCTCACGGCAATGCTGCAACACATCGCGCTGCGGCACACTATGCCCTGCCCACACAAAACCCACACTGAGACTAACATCAGGCTCATCACCTTCATTTACCCTCAAGCCTTTACTTCGCATATTCTCGCGTAACTTTTCCCATTGATCGCGTAAACCACATAACCAATCAACAACCTCTTGCTTGTCTCTTTGTGGTTTGTCCTCAGTGCCATAAATTACACCAAGAAAATCATCCCCACCCGCATAAACCACACGACCGAGATCAAAACGCTTGAAGTCATGTCCCCAATCTCGTAAACAAAGACTAAACTCTCTAACTTGATCAGCGTTAGACAAGCTGTTGAGATAATTGCCAATGCGATCGCCATCACCCATAAACCAACCAGTCCAATAGGTTTCTTGAGTTTTTTCGTTCTTTCGGAAATACTTTGGAAAGCTCTCTACCTCAAACGCCTTTCGATCTTCCTGTGTGATCACTCTGTAATAGTCGATTTGATTTCTAATATCTTCGTAAGTTACCAAGCGTTTGATTAATTCAGGAATACTTAAACGCTCATTTTCATTGATATAAGCCCGATCATTCTCTTTACCGTTTGGATCAGTTTTTATAGCTAGAGCAGTGTAAAAAGCCTTGATTTCTTCGGATAAATCTTGTTGATTTTGCTTACTTTCACGAGTGATTTGACGATCCATGTTTGGATAGGCGATCGCATCATGCCCCGACAGACTAGAGCTTTCACCATTCCAGTTCGGGATAGTCCAAGCACGGCGCAACTTCCGAGTTTCTAGATCTCGCATTGCACTATGAATAGGATTGTTTTGGTCATCCTTAGAGTTGTTCTGACCGACAAATATCTCCCATGCGTGCATTTCCCATCTTTTCCATGACATCTTCCAGTCATACTTTTTCCAGTCATATTTATGATTGATATCGTTTTTAACTTTACTTTCCACCCAATCTTTGCAAGCTATGATAATTTCGCTCCAAGCATTATCTAGGGTGTCCCGAAATAGATTAAAAGCCCGATCTCGCTCAATTTCTCCGACAATCAAAATACGATTCGGCATTCCTTGTATGAGGTCAATACTTAGTTCTCCATCTTTAATTGCTGGAGAAATTACTTTGATACCATTAAGTTTTTTTGCCTCTTCGACAATGCGATAGCTCAAATAAGACAAAATTTGTGATGCACCATAGAGATCGCGCAACTTACGAGACTTCTCGATAAAGCCTTGCACAGGTGCAAATGTAATTACCGTGTATTTCACATCTTTAGTTTCTTGGGTTTGTGGCTTTTCATTAATTTGTAATGCTGTCGTCACGATCGCTTTACCTCCCACACGCATTTACAAAGGCAATTTATCAGATATTTATCACGATAGCTAATTTATGAAAATATTTTTATAATTTATATATACGACTCAAAGTATCTTAATAAACATAAATTCATGGCTAATGATAACTTTTAATAAATATTGTCATTTACTTGACATATCACTATGCCGAAGACTACCAACTTACATCCCCACAGCGATCGCCAAGCTTTTGAGCGTCTCCTACTCCTCATCGCCACCTTCATTCATCATCCTGGCATCGGCTGCCCAGATCGCATCGGCAATAACTCCCAATCTGCCCATGAATCATTAGAAGCCGTTCAAGCAAAAGTTTATGAAGTTGCCCAACAATACAATATTTCCTTAACTAAATATTCCATTCCCACCCTTCGCAAAGACTTAGTTACACTCCGTAAATATGGGCTTTTAGAAAAGCGCATTTATCGTTGGGGCTACTTCCTCGGAACAGGCGTAATGTCTTTTAAAGACTTACAAGTAGCTCTCAATGCCCTCAACTCAATGGCAAAATATCAGCGATCGCCCCAAGCGATCCGTATTTACCAAGAACTCGAAAAGAAACTGCGCGGCAAACAAATCTTAGAATCCGCAGACTATCTCTATCCCGTGCGATCGCAAATAGATCGAGCAATCATCTACACAGATCTTGATGAAATGCTAGATATCAAGAAAAATCGCTACAATCTTTATCATTGTTTAGAGCAAGTTGAATCAGCGATCGCGATCGGACAAGCAATCACCATCTATCGATATACCGATCCCTATAGTCAGAAAATTGGATATTTACAAGTCTTCCCATTGCAATTGATTTATCACGATATTGCTTGGTATTTGCTCTATGAGTATGTCGATAACGGTCATCTAGAAATCGAACGGATCGATCGCTTCACTGACCAAATCCAATTCGTTAATCAGCCCAGAGGAACCGATCTCCAAAAATCAAGTTTAAATGTGGCAATGAATCTATTTAAAAAAGGATGGGGTTTGTTCCTAGGTGAACCATCTGAGCAAGCTAGAGAGATTGCAGGAACTCTCGAATATGTTCAAATCAAGATCCGCTTTTTTGCACCTGTAATTGCTTTTATCGAAGAAGGAGAGAAAAGACATATTTCTCAAGTGATTGATCGACGTGGAAAGCCTGAATATATCGATTACAGCATTTCCCTACCGCCGCGATCGCTAAACGAGTTTTGTCGCTGGGTACATCAGTTCGTTCATCACGCTCAGGTACTAGAGCCAAAGGATTTACGCGATCGCTTTCGTTTTACAGCCCAAAGGTTGGCAGCTTTATATAATACTTCAGACTAATTTCACTATGTTGCAGGCTGCATCTCTTTTCATAACAAAGCCATAGCGTACAGACAATGCATGGATTAAGCCTACGCTATGGCTTTGCTGTATAATTACCTCGCGCCTAGATACTCAAGACATAGCCAAATTCATGACCCTCCGCATTTACAACACACTCACCCGTCGCAAAGAAGAATTTATTCCCCTCGAAGCAGGGATTGTGAAAATGTATGTTTGTGGTGTAACGGTCTATGACTATTGCCATTTGGGTCATGCCAGAGCCTATGTAGTTTGGGACATGATTCGCCGCTATTTAGCCACCAAATATCAGATTAAATTTGTCCAGAATATTACGGATATTGATGACAAGATTTTGAAACGGGCGCTAGAAAGAGAGACGACGATGCAGGCGATCGCCAATCAATATATCGCCACCTACGACGAGGACATGGCTAGGCTAAATGTTGAGAAAGCCGATGACTATCCTCGCGCTACGGAAACAATTCCTGAAATTATTGAACTCATTCAGAAGTTGATCGATCGCGATTATGCCTATGCTGTGGGTGGAGATGTTTATTATGCAGTGCAGAAATTCCCTAATTATGGCAAGCTATCTGGACGCAAGCTGGAAGATATGCAGGCAGGGGCTAGCGGTCGCGTCGATGATCAAGAAGAACAAAAGCGCTATCCCTTTGACTTTGCATTATGGAAAGCGGCTAAACCGAATGAACCATTTTGGGAATCACCTTGGGGAAAAGGTCGTCCAGGCTGGCATATTGAATGCTCGGCAATGGTGCGATCGCGTTTAGGCGATACCATTGATATTCATGCTGGTGGCTCAGATTTACAATTCCCTCACCATGAGAATGAAATTGCCCAATCAGAAGCAGCTTCTAATCAGCCTTTGGCTAAATACTGGATGCACAATGGGTTTGTGAATATCGATGGCGAGAAGATGTCCAAATCGCTGAATAATTTCACAACTATTCGCGATTTGTTTGGCTATTTCGATCCGATGGCAATCCGTTTATTTATCCTCCAAGCGCAATACCGTCAACCCATTGACTTTACCGAAGAAGCGATTAATGCGGCTACTAAGGGCTGGGAAACAATTCGCGACAGCATGTTATTTGCTGCGGAGTTTGGTAAGCAATTAGGTTGGGCAAGTAGTGAAGTTCCATTAAGAGATGATGTTGCTAATGCGATCGCTTGTTTTGAAGAAGCGATGGATGATGACTTTAATACGTCTGTGGCGATGTCCCATGTATTTGAATTAGCCAAAAAATTACGTGCTGAGCGTAATTCTCTTTCTCATTCAGGTAAGACTGCTGCAAGTTCAGAAGTTCTCTTTCAAGATTGGCAATCCCTTAGCTATATGACCAATGTTTTAGGATTTGTGGCAAATATTAGTGATCGCCAAGTTCAGGAAGAGGGCATCAGTGAGACAGAAATTGAGGCTTTAATTCAGCAAAGGATTGAAGCGAAGAAGGCAAAGAACTATAAAGAAGGCGATCGCATTCGAGACGAGTTAAAAGCATTAGGGATTACCCTCATTGATCAAAAAGATGGCACAACGCGCTGGCTTAGAGCATAGTGTAAAACCAGTTAGAGAATTGTTTTCCCGCCGAAGGCGGGAAAACAATTCTCTAGTCTGAATTATGGGAGCAAAAAATATGGATAAATATCAACAGATCCGCGAAGTCGGGACAAATGGCGATAACTACGATCTGAGTACGGAAGATCTGATCGAACAGTTCCAATATTGGGATGCTCAGTATGGGCTTGAATTGAGTGATATCGAATTTGATGCGGTAACTGTGACCTTTAATGATTTGCCTGAGGACTTAACAAAGCTGGCGATCGAAATTTATGAGTTCTGTCCAGATGTGATCGATCAACATTTTGGTTGTATGGCTGATGCGATCGCCGTTGCCGAAGAATTTAATCAGCCTCTATCGGACGAAATCCAAGTTTTGCTGAAAGATATCGATCTGACTGATGAGGACTATGGGTTTGAGCTACTCAAGCGATCGCTCTCTATCCATAAAGCCATTACACTATGGTGGGATTAATTAACTGATGTTACGTGGAAGTTTCTAAGACCCTCACCCCTAGCCCCTCTCCCTTATGGGAGAGGGGAACAAGAAATTAGTCTAGCTCCCCCTCTCCCTTGATGGGAGAGGGGGCAGGGGGGTGAGGGTGATATTTGTTCCACGTAACATCAGTAATTAAATCAAATTTTTTGATTCTTGATTCAATTACATGGGCATCAACACTATATTTTTCTGTTGCTTTCAACATTTTTAGGCGTAATAGTTCGTCCTTTCCTAAATTAACTTTCTCTTGAGGCTGCATGATATTTATTCCTAAACTCGCACGTAATTGCTGGGCAACTGATCTAGCTAACAATGGTGGAACTGAGTTGCCAATTTGGCGGAAACCATGCCATTTTGTACTATGAAAGCGAAACCAATCAGGATAAGAATGTAATCTTGCTGCTTCTCGGACAGTTATACAACGTGGTTGTTCAGGATGAATTGGACGGGGAGCAGTGAATGCTCCTCGATTACTGGGAGTACCTGCCCTAAGAGTATTACAGATACCATCAGGATCAAGCTTTAAGAATCTACTGACTTTCTCAACTTCTCCATTTGCAGTTGAGCAAAAACGAATGATAGAAGTGGGACTATGTACAGTACCAATACTCGAAGTCAGCAATTTAGAATCATATTGGCGAGGATAAGCAAGATCAAAAGGATCAACTCTTAAACCGCGTAAATACTCACCGTAAATGCTTTTCGGCTTCCGATAGGACGCAACACACCAATCTTGCTCGTTTAGCTCCTTATATCTAGTAATATCTGGCAAATCAGCGATCGCATCTTTGACAGTTGGGCTATCTGGCAACTTCGCAAGCTCTTTAGGAATGTGTTTCGCTTTGGCGGGTTTGGTGATGGGGGATGGGTAATTGGGAAGTAGCAAATCTTGACGACAGCCGATGAGAAATAATCTTTCGCGATGTTGCGGTACACCAAAATGTGCAGCATTCAACACTTGATAGGGTTTGAGAATCTTGTAACCACGTTTCTCAAAATTCTCAATTACCTCCTCCACAAATCTACGATGATTACCAACAGTCAAACCTTTGACATTTTCCATCACAAAATACTTGGCTCTTAGTTCCGTCACTAAACGCATGAAATGTGACACTAACTGATTACGCGG includes:
- a CDS encoding helix-turn-helix transcriptional regulator; this translates as MPKTTNLHPHSDRQAFERLLLLIATFIHHPGIGCPDRIGNNSQSAHESLEAVQAKVYEVAQQYNISLTKYSIPTLRKDLVTLRKYGLLEKRIYRWGYFLGTGVMSFKDLQVALNALNSMAKYQRSPQAIRIYQELEKKLRGKQILESADYLYPVRSQIDRAIIYTDLDEMLDIKKNRYNLYHCLEQVESAIAIGQAITIYRYTDPYSQKIGYLQVFPLQLIYHDIAWYLLYEYVDNGHLEIERIDRFTDQIQFVNQPRGTDLQKSSLNVAMNLFKKGWGLFLGEPSEQAREIAGTLEYVQIKIRFFAPVIAFIEEGEKRHISQVIDRRGKPEYIDYSISLPPRSLNEFCRWVHQFVHHAQVLEPKDLRDRFRFTAQRLAALYNTSD
- a CDS encoding DNA cytosine methyltransferase; translation: MGNQRPIAVDLFAGVGGMTLGFEQAGFDVLASVEIDPIHCATHEYNFPMWKVICASVTDISGDDIRQKSDIGDREVDVVFGGPPCQGFSLMGKRAFDDPRNQLVSHFMRLVTELRAKYFVMENVKGLTVGNHRRFVEEVIENFEKRGYKILKPYQVLNAAHFGVPQHRERLFLIGCRQDLLLPNYPSPITKPAKAKHIPKELAKLPDSPTVKDAIADLPDITRYKELNEQDWCVASYRKPKSIYGEYLRGLRVDPFDLAYPRQYDSKLLTSSIGTVHSPTSIIRFCSTANGEVEKVSRFLKLDPDGICNTLRAGTPSNRGAFTAPRPIHPEQPRCITVREAARLHSYPDWFRFHSTKWHGFRQIGNSVPPLLARSVAQQLRASLGINIMQPQEKVNLGKDELLRLKMLKATEKYSVDAHVIESRIKKFDLITDVTWNKYHPHPPAPSPIKGEGELD
- a CDS encoding Uma2 family endonuclease, whose amino-acid sequence is MTFTVVKEDVGEISDGVQKMNLAEFLASPESDQNYEFIDGQAVKKMSPKRFHASLQAELLIFLRTLFEGKGFVYPEWGIVLKRNGQDWCPVPDLTYISLGQLPSGVGNEMCPVAPELVIEIMSEGQTFREFVAKAGDYLKAGVLRVWVIDVMYRTLTVFYADRAPETYRGDRLITDELFTDLAVTAEQFFVKAGI
- a CDS encoding Uma2 family endonuclease, translated to MQLLKYKFDVEQYQQMGKAGIFHPENRVELIEGEIIVMPPNGLKHIATINRLNYFLHNTIKEKGIISIHNSIRLPDYSEPQPDIVILRPRDDFYADKFPEAEDVLLLIEVADSSLRYDQTKKLRLYAEYEILEYWIANVEREIVEIYHQPNGKAYLKQTLIDSPDSAFTPIAFPAIVMTLKDIFG
- a CDS encoding type III-B CRISPR-associated protein Cas10/Cmr2, which codes for MRVGGKAIVTTALQINEKPQTQETKDVKYTVITFAPVQGFIEKSRKLRDLYGASQILSYLSYRIVEEAKKLNGIKVISPAIKDGELSIDLIQGMPNRILIVGEIERDRAFNLFRDTLDNAWSEIIIACKDWVESKVKNDINHKYDWKKYDWKMSWKRWEMHAWEIFVGQNNSKDDQNNPIHSAMRDLETRKLRRAWTIPNWNGESSSLSGHDAIAYPNMDRQITRESKQNQQDLSEEIKAFYTALAIKTDPNGKENDRAYINENERLSIPELIKRLVTYEDIRNQIDYYRVITQEDRKAFEVESFPKYFRKNEKTQETYWTGWFMGDGDRIGNYLNSLSNADQVREFSLCLRDWGHDFKRFDLGRVVYAGGDDFLGVIYGTEDKPQRDKQEVVDWLCGLRDQWEKLRENMRSKGLRVNEGDEPDVSLSVGFVWAGHSVPQRDVLQHCREAEKLAKSLGRDRVTIRVVFNNGQFVQWTTPWEYLKWLKDYRDRDGGTNWSHVYGDLAHLKARHAILQKSPKPKNLDMAIELLNLYFGKDKGDELSENRIKITGGSEPKSVIEWIENMIQVGWQLC
- a CDS encoding RAMP superfamily CRISPR-associated protein, with amino-acid sequence MFRGLSQAAQSLGIQVVDNKQSKGGQAEFTEEEIPMMYRAQVGGRCSLQFAGRDSKDLETWREEWIDSTSDQPRFQKALLKTGLDNQTYRILVKFPFRLISNCGSDSIIRPIMGINGIPFISGSSVKGLFRRACDKDQVRKYCGFEDAKDKGHCPSTSGLRFHGAYPVGDWSGSHKIKVRENGQFVTKVRYRMLDVVHPQQERQVGTGKKQNATALTSVSLYKPTMIFEFSGNALTENDWKEVESIFWKVIAFGIGGKTSTGYGLGGYNDNHPAVAPSSKTNIALIGQGVSPTLRSDEPEFRPNLFKASLRGHLKRLLGGVTKDAESIDKEVERLFGSSSGVGVLKIFWEQQKDVVYDDFWQTKTFKTQGILYLDGGSQQDIDFMEQVLKFAFVMGGFGKSWRRASHQLFHKSYKKFEIGCHWQLASTDLKWLNIKSEQDLKQFLEDLHNLSKQRLASNAVGCQTWREAWHPDKVTVYAKQTQNSNVIDLFHNSIFKKTEAIGGHVSVRKFNRKKQKEEDVEQLEFSHVWHRMLPIGDGNYLEIVTVFHCDRDKWKHKKYKDDKDGADQLKPFLDAIAERGLKYVWGKQSPLEPFSPAQISLNTNPKSLPAKSLDKPKLKPKK
- a CDS encoding DUF4253 domain-containing protein codes for the protein MDKYQQIREVGTNGDNYDLSTEDLIEQFQYWDAQYGLELSDIEFDAVTVTFNDLPEDLTKLAIEIYEFCPDVIDQHFGCMADAIAVAEEFNQPLSDEIQVLLKDIDLTDEDYGFELLKRSLSIHKAITLWWD
- the cysS gene encoding cysteine--tRNA ligase — its product is MTLRIYNTLTRRKEEFIPLEAGIVKMYVCGVTVYDYCHLGHARAYVVWDMIRRYLATKYQIKFVQNITDIDDKILKRALERETTMQAIANQYIATYDEDMARLNVEKADDYPRATETIPEIIELIQKLIDRDYAYAVGGDVYYAVQKFPNYGKLSGRKLEDMQAGASGRVDDQEEQKRYPFDFALWKAAKPNEPFWESPWGKGRPGWHIECSAMVRSRLGDTIDIHAGGSDLQFPHHENEIAQSEAASNQPLAKYWMHNGFVNIDGEKMSKSLNNFTTIRDLFGYFDPMAIRLFILQAQYRQPIDFTEEAINAATKGWETIRDSMLFAAEFGKQLGWASSEVPLRDDVANAIACFEEAMDDDFNTSVAMSHVFELAKKLRAERNSLSHSGKTAASSEVLFQDWQSLSYMTNVLGFVANISDRQVQEEGISETEIEALIQQRIEAKKAKNYKEGDRIRDELKALGITLIDQKDGTTRWLRA